In Daucus carota subsp. sativus chromosome 4, DH1 v3.0, whole genome shotgun sequence, one DNA window encodes the following:
- the LOC108216353 gene encoding protein MICRORCHIDIA 6-like isoform X6 has product MISTNSIHLSSDSETEDATGKNVVKRPHSCLETVVRNCLNSRKKACQKFRRHPARYELEDEICTNLLSSAENNVCYTNQGSAQVAETRPCQLSSSWAAPICRQFWKAGNYGNEQRAKTTMKNGNSRMHIHPEFLHSNATSHKWIFGAIAELLDNAVDEIHNGATFVMIDKTTNPRDGSPALLIQDDGGGMHPEAIRHCMSFGFSDKKKIKNAIGQYGNGFKTSSMRLGSDVIVFTRHSSARGLCQSIGLLSYTFLRQAGHDRIVVPLVDFEYEESIRSMVPVYFNGEEHFISNLSVLLQWSPYSTKDLLLEQFDDIGQHGTKIVIYNLWLNDTEDMELDFDSDAEDIRINADAEVIQTGLNPKPIQDQHITNLYRYSLRVYVSILYLRLPQSFKIVLRGKEIERHNLANDLIFPEFILYKPQIGSNSEAAVITTIGFLKDTRQVNVHGFSVYHWNRLILPFWPVVNYRTNNTARGIVGVLEANFIQPTHNKQDFEKTSLFQRLEHRLKEMTLEYWEIHCGLIGYQHKKKSRTRRLPLGSDNHVLLPVPMNPTTSVIYNSRGDRPNSSAVESTDDPNLNHVTVTYIQGKENNSKMVSKAEPRKYETSRSYEADSPDNEARQPSSDYDIQVQNEEENLREENRKLKSRLLDLMTREDALNIKAKELRDELAKLQQEYRRLLEESVSVFLDE; this is encoded by the exons ATGATTTCCACAAACTCCATACATTTAAGTAGTGATAGTGAAACTGAAGATGCCACTGGAAAGAATGTAGTAAAGAGGCCACATTCCTGTTTAGAGACTGTTGTAAGAAATTGCCTTAATAGTAGGAAGAAGGCTTGCCAAAAGTTCAGAAGGCATCCTGCAAGATATGAACTCGAAGATGAAATCTGCACAAATTTATTAAGCTCAGCAGAAAATAATGTGTGTTACACAAATCAAGGAAGTGCTCAAGTTGCTGAAACAAGACCCTGTCAACTGTCTTCTTCATGGGCAGCACCTATTTGTCGGCAGTTTTGGAAAGCTGGAAACTATGGCAACGAACAACGAGCTAAAACTACAATGAAAA ATGGGAATAGTCGAATGCACATACATCCAGAGTTCCTTCACTCCAACGCTACCTCACATAAGTGGATCTTTGGTG CAATAGCAGAGCTACTTGACAACGCAGTTGATGAG ATACACAATGGGGCTACATTTGTGATGATAGACAAAACTACTAATCCCCGGGATGGAAGTCCTGCGTTACTTATTCaag ATGATGGTGGTGGAATGCACCCCGAAGCTATTCGTCATTGCATGAGCTTTGGATTTTCAGATAAGAAGAAGATTAAAAACGCAATTGGGCAGT ACGGAAATGGCTTTAAGACGAGCTCTATGAGACTTGGTTCAGACGTTATTGTCTTCACTCGACACTCTAGTGCGAG GGGACTATGTCAGAGCATTGGACTTCTCTCTTATACATTTTTAAGACAGGCAGGTCATGACAGAATTGTAGTCCCACTG GTAGATTTTGAGTACGAAGAATCAATAAGGAGTATGGTTCCCGTGTATTTTAATGGCGAAGAGCACTTTATATCTAATTTGTCTGTTTTGTTGCAGTGGTCCCCCTACTCCACTAAAGACTTACTTCTTGAGCAA TTTGATGATATAGGGCAGCATGGGACCAAAATTGTTATTTATAATCTCTGGCTTAATGATACAGAGGACATGGAACTGGATTTTGACTCTGATGCAGAG GATATCCGTATTAATGCTGATGCAGAAGTCATTCAGACAGGCCTGAACCCAAAACCAATTCAAGACCAGCATATCACAAACCTTTACCGATATTCTCTCCGT GTATATGTATCCATCTTGTACCTCCGTCTACCACAAAGCTTTAAAATTGTTTTAAGAGGAAAAGAAATAGAGCGTCATAATCTTGCGAATGATCTCATATTTCCTGAATTCATACTATATAAGCCTCAAATCGGTAGCAATTCAGAG GCTGCTGTTATTACTACAATAGGTTTCTTAAAAGATACTCGCCAAGTTAATGTCCATGGATTCAGTGTTTACCACTGGAATCGCCTTATACTG CCATTCTGGCCAGTAGTCAACTATAGAACAAACAATACCGCAAGAGGAATTGTTG GTGTTCTGGAAGCAAATTTTATTCAGCCAACTCACAATAAGCAAGATTTTGAGAAGACTTCGCTTTTCCAAAGGCTTGAACATCGGTTGAAGGAAATGACACTGGAGTACTG GGAGATTCACTGTGGACTCATTGGTTACCAGCATAAGAAGAAGTCCCGCACCAGGAGACTACCTTTAGGGTCTGACAATCATGTTCTGCTACCAGTGCCAATGAATCCTACTACATCCGTGATTTACAACTCAAGAGGTGATCGACCAAATTCTTCTGCAGTTGAATCTACCGATGATCCTAATCTGAATCATGTCACGG TAACCTATATACAAGGGAAGGAAAACAATTCGAAGATGGTATCCAAAGCTGAACCTAGAAAGTATGAAACATCAAGGTCTTATGAAGCTGATTCCCCGGACAATGAAGCTAGGCAG CCTTCCAGTGACTATGACATTCAAGTGCAAAATGAAGAGGAAAATTTGCGGGAAGAAAACCGAAAGCTCAAATCACG TTTACTTGACCTGATGACAAGGGAGGATGCTCTTAATATAAAG GCAAAAGAACTAAGAGACGAACTTGCTAAGCTTCAGCAGGAGTACCGGAGGCTGCTTGAAGAATCAGTATCAGTCTTTTTAGATgaataa
- the LOC108216353 gene encoding protein MICRORCHIDIA 6-like isoform X3, translating into MISTNSIHLSSDSETEDATGKNVVKRPHSCLETVVRNCLNSRKKACQKFRRHPARYELEDEICTNLLSSAENNVCYTNQGSAQVAETRPCQLSSSWAAPICRQFWKAGNYGNEQRAKTTMKNGNSRMHIHPEFLHSNATSHKWIFGAIAELLDNAVDEIHNGATFVMIDKTTNPRDGSPALLIQDDGGGMHPEAIRHCMSFGFSDKKKIKNAIGQYGNGFKTSSMRLGSDVIVFTRHSSARGLCQSIGLLSYTFLRQAGHDRIVVPLVDFEYEESIRSMVPVYFNGEEHFISNLSVLLQWSPYSTKDLLLEQFDDIGQHGTKIVIYNLWLNDTEDMELDFDSDAEDIRINADAEVIQTGLNPKPIQDQHITNLYRYSLRVYVSILYLRLPQSFKIVLRGKEIERHNLANDLIFPEFILYKPQIGSNSEAAVITTIGFLKDTRQVNVHGFSVYHWNRLILPFWPVVNYRTNNTARGIVGVLEANFIQPTHNKQDFEKTSLFQRLEHRLKEMTLEYWEIHCGLIGYQHKKKSRTRRLPLGSDNHVLLPVPMNPTTSVIYNSRGDRPNSSAVESTDDPNLNHVTVTYIQGKENNSKMVSKAEPRKYETSRSYEADSPDNEARQPTAELLGTSQLILAFTVQPSSDYDIQVQNEEENLREENRKLKSRLLDLMTREDALNIKAKELRDELAKLQQEYRRLLEESVSVFLDE; encoded by the exons ATGATTTCCACAAACTCCATACATTTAAGTAGTGATAGTGAAACTGAAGATGCCACTGGAAAGAATGTAGTAAAGAGGCCACATTCCTGTTTAGAGACTGTTGTAAGAAATTGCCTTAATAGTAGGAAGAAGGCTTGCCAAAAGTTCAGAAGGCATCCTGCAAGATATGAACTCGAAGATGAAATCTGCACAAATTTATTAAGCTCAGCAGAAAATAATGTGTGTTACACAAATCAAGGAAGTGCTCAAGTTGCTGAAACAAGACCCTGTCAACTGTCTTCTTCATGGGCAGCACCTATTTGTCGGCAGTTTTGGAAAGCTGGAAACTATGGCAACGAACAACGAGCTAAAACTACAATGAAAA ATGGGAATAGTCGAATGCACATACATCCAGAGTTCCTTCACTCCAACGCTACCTCACATAAGTGGATCTTTGGTG CAATAGCAGAGCTACTTGACAACGCAGTTGATGAG ATACACAATGGGGCTACATTTGTGATGATAGACAAAACTACTAATCCCCGGGATGGAAGTCCTGCGTTACTTATTCaag ATGATGGTGGTGGAATGCACCCCGAAGCTATTCGTCATTGCATGAGCTTTGGATTTTCAGATAAGAAGAAGATTAAAAACGCAATTGGGCAGT ACGGAAATGGCTTTAAGACGAGCTCTATGAGACTTGGTTCAGACGTTATTGTCTTCACTCGACACTCTAGTGCGAG GGGACTATGTCAGAGCATTGGACTTCTCTCTTATACATTTTTAAGACAGGCAGGTCATGACAGAATTGTAGTCCCACTG GTAGATTTTGAGTACGAAGAATCAATAAGGAGTATGGTTCCCGTGTATTTTAATGGCGAAGAGCACTTTATATCTAATTTGTCTGTTTTGTTGCAGTGGTCCCCCTACTCCACTAAAGACTTACTTCTTGAGCAA TTTGATGATATAGGGCAGCATGGGACCAAAATTGTTATTTATAATCTCTGGCTTAATGATACAGAGGACATGGAACTGGATTTTGACTCTGATGCAGAG GATATCCGTATTAATGCTGATGCAGAAGTCATTCAGACAGGCCTGAACCCAAAACCAATTCAAGACCAGCATATCACAAACCTTTACCGATATTCTCTCCGT GTATATGTATCCATCTTGTACCTCCGTCTACCACAAAGCTTTAAAATTGTTTTAAGAGGAAAAGAAATAGAGCGTCATAATCTTGCGAATGATCTCATATTTCCTGAATTCATACTATATAAGCCTCAAATCGGTAGCAATTCAGAG GCTGCTGTTATTACTACAATAGGTTTCTTAAAAGATACTCGCCAAGTTAATGTCCATGGATTCAGTGTTTACCACTGGAATCGCCTTATACTG CCATTCTGGCCAGTAGTCAACTATAGAACAAACAATACCGCAAGAGGAATTGTTG GTGTTCTGGAAGCAAATTTTATTCAGCCAACTCACAATAAGCAAGATTTTGAGAAGACTTCGCTTTTCCAAAGGCTTGAACATCGGTTGAAGGAAATGACACTGGAGTACTG GGAGATTCACTGTGGACTCATTGGTTACCAGCATAAGAAGAAGTCCCGCACCAGGAGACTACCTTTAGGGTCTGACAATCATGTTCTGCTACCAGTGCCAATGAATCCTACTACATCCGTGATTTACAACTCAAGAGGTGATCGACCAAATTCTTCTGCAGTTGAATCTACCGATGATCCTAATCTGAATCATGTCACGG TAACCTATATACAAGGGAAGGAAAACAATTCGAAGATGGTATCCAAAGCTGAACCTAGAAAGTATGAAACATCAAGGTCTTATGAAGCTGATTCCCCGGACAATGAAGCTAGGCAG CCAACGGCTGAACTTCTTGGGACATCGCAATTGATCCTGGCTTTCACGGTGCAGCCTTCCAGTGACTATGACATTCAAGTGCAAAATGAAGAGGAAAATTTGCGGGAAGAAAACCGAAAGCTCAAATCACG TTTACTTGACCTGATGACAAGGGAGGATGCTCTTAATATAAAG GCAAAAGAACTAAGAGACGAACTTGCTAAGCTTCAGCAGGAGTACCGGAGGCTGCTTGAAGAATCAGTATCAGTCTTTTTAGATgaataa